The Pan troglodytes isolate AG18354 chromosome 7, NHGRI_mPanTro3-v2.0_pri, whole genome shotgun sequence genome has a window encoding:
- the C8H8orf44 gene encoding putative uncharacterized protein C8orf44 — translation MRKNESYLNQPAPPTPIPTLSLMGGCREHFENHWKGRAQWLTPVIPALWEAKAGGSPEVRSSKPAWPTWRNPIFTKNTKISQVLELFLNYQSLICALGKQKRQKGSLAICWSFQGGCVSKRPGVPSLKSQKPKRKRTTGRKRLSKGFWSLLFSNLGRF, via the exons ATGAGGAAGAATGAGAGTTATCTCAACCAGCCAGCACCCCCTACCCCCATTCCCACACTTTCCCTCATGGGAGGCTGCCGGGAGCACTTCGAAAACCACTggaaaggccgggcacagtggctcacgcctgtaatcccagcactttgggaggccaaggcaggcggatcacctgaggtcaggagttcgaaaccagcctggccaacatggcgaaaccccatctttactaaaaatacgaaaattagccag GTATTAGAATTATTTCTGAATTATCAGTCTCTCATTTGTGCTTTGGGGAAGCAGAAAAGGCAAAAGGGGTCTTTGGCCATCTGCTGGAGCTTCCAGGGAGGATGTGTCTCCAAGAGACCAGGTGTACCGAGTTTGAAATCCCAGAAGCCCAAGAGGAAAAGAACCACAGGGAGGAAAAGACTGTCCAAAGGCTTCTGGAGTCTTCTGTTCTCTAACCTTGGAAGGTTTTGA